A single Methanocalculus alkaliphilus DNA region contains:
- the gatA gene encoding Asp-tRNA(Asn)/Glu-tRNA(Gln) amidotransferase subunit GatA has product MEKTFIFDRPDPCNAFIKICENITYGEGPLSGIPVGIKDNISTAGIETTCGSEILKGYIPPYNAHVITLLKSAGAAIVGKTNMDEFGMGTTTESSIFGPTKNPVDPTRAPGGSSGGSAAAVGSGLVRMALGTDTGGSVRCPASFCGIVGMKPTYGRVSRYGLIAYANSMEQIGPMAANVRDCALLYSVIAGYDPRDGTSIDKPAPAPVTPVIAGKKIGVPAEYFGEGVDPAVAETVTQAIEKFADLGAEIVPCTMPSMKYALASYYVTSMSEASSNLGRYDGVRYGTAPEMVQPWHEAFSAIRRAGFGEEVRRRILLGSFALSAGYQGKYYAKAQAARQMVRDDFARLFAEVDIIAGPTMPTVAFRLGEEADPLSMYLADILTVPANLAGIPAISVPCGEAHSLPVGLQLMGRHFAEDEILAAALAYEEGSA; this is encoded by the coding sequence ATGGAGAAGACCTTCATCTTTGATCGCCCGGACCCATGCAACGCCTTCATCAAAATCTGTGAGAACATCACCTATGGTGAGGGCCCCCTCTCCGGTATTCCTGTCGGTATCAAGGACAATATCTCGACCGCCGGGATTGAGACGACCTGCGGCTCAGAGATCCTCAAAGGCTATATTCCACCATATAACGCCCATGTTATCACCCTCCTCAAATCAGCCGGGGCGGCGATCGTCGGAAAGACGAATATGGACGAATTTGGCATGGGAACCACCACCGAATCATCTATCTTTGGCCCGACGAAGAATCCGGTCGATCCGACCCGTGCACCGGGCGGCTCCTCAGGAGGATCTGCGGCGGCGGTCGGATCCGGGCTGGTGAGGATGGCGCTCGGTACAGATACCGGCGGATCAGTCCGCTGCCCCGCCTCCTTCTGCGGAATCGTCGGGATGAAGCCGACCTATGGCCGTGTCTCCAGGTACGGGCTGATCGCCTATGCCAACTCGATGGAGCAGATCGGACCGATGGCAGCCAATGTCAGGGACTGCGCACTCCTCTATTCGGTGATAGCAGGCTACGATCCCCGGGATGGAACAAGCATCGACAAACCTGCCCCGGCCCCCGTCACCCCGGTGATCGCCGGAAAGAAGATCGGGGTTCCTGCTGAGTACTTTGGTGAAGGGGTGGACCCGGCAGTTGCTGAAACGGTTACACAGGCGATTGAGAAGTTCGCCGATCTCGGTGCCGAGATCGTTCCCTGCACCATGCCCTCGATGAAGTATGCCCTTGCTTCATACTATGTCACCTCGATGAGCGAGGCGAGTTCAAACCTGGGGCGGTATGATGGTGTCAGGTACGGAACCGCCCCGGAGATGGTCCAGCCCTGGCATGAGGCTTTTTCTGCTATCCGCCGCGCAGGGTTTGGTGAAGAGGTCCGGCGGAGGATTCTGCTCGGGAGCTTCGCCCTCTCTGCCGGGTATCAGGGGAAGTACTATGCGAAGGCACAGGCGGCACGGCAGATGGTAAGGGATGACTTTGCCAGGCTCTTTGCGGAGGTTGATATCATCGCCGGGCCGACGATGCCGACCGTCGCCTTCCGCCTCGGTGAAGAAGCCGATCCCCTCTCGATGTACCTCGCCGATATCCTGACCGTCCCTGCAAACCTTGCCGGTATACCAGCCATCTCGGTACCCTGCGGAGAGGCCCACAGTCTCCCCGTCGGTCTGCAGCTGATGGGCAGGCACTTTGCCGAGGATGAGATCCTTGCTGCCGCCCTTGCATACGAGGAGGGATCAGCATGA
- a CDS encoding RNA methyltransferase, whose product MPEVDIVLVEPLYEGNVGFAARVMKNFGFRNLVLVNPCPLGDEAVARSSHARDILESAERISLEEVFSRSAVTIATTGTLGKSVTNPMRMPFYDPTEIRDIITPIEGRVSILFGRENWGLNNDEVRRSDIICTIPTSPEYPIINISHAIGIICYELANLPRGDYLLASRLEMDCLFDHISSFLDRIEHPPEKRATTLLLVRRLLGRTLLTAREASTLHGLLRRTEWHLDNPEGSDKSE is encoded by the coding sequence ATGCCAGAGGTAGATATCGTCCTCGTCGAGCCCCTTTATGAGGGGAACGTCGGGTTTGCTGCACGGGTGATGAAGAATTTCGGGTTTCGGAATCTCGTTCTTGTAAACCCCTGTCCGCTCGGTGACGAAGCAGTCGCCCGCTCCTCTCATGCCCGTGACATTCTCGAATCTGCAGAACGGATCAGCCTTGAAGAGGTCTTCTCCCGAAGCGCCGTCACCATCGCAACCACCGGCACGCTCGGTAAGTCGGTGACCAACCCGATGAGGATGCCGTTTTATGATCCGACCGAGATCCGTGATATCATCACCCCGATAGAGGGCCGGGTCTCGATCCTCTTTGGCCGGGAGAACTGGGGACTGAATAATGACGAGGTGCGGCGATCCGATATCATCTGCACCATTCCGACATCGCCGGAGTATCCGATCATCAATATCTCCCATGCCATAGGAATCATCTGTTATGAGCTCGCCAATCTTCCCCGTGGGGATTATCTGCTTGCAAGCCGGCTCGAGATGGACTGCCTCTTTGATCATATCAGCTCGTTTCTGGATCGGATCGAACATCCCCCGGAGAAACGGGCAACAACCCTGCTCCTTGTCCGGCGTCTCCTCGGCAGGACCCTCCTCACCGCACGAGAGGCGAGCACGCTCCATGGCCTCCTGAGGAGGACAGAGTGGCATCTCGACAATCCGGAAGGAAGCGATAAGTCAGAGTAA
- a CDS encoding phosphoglycerol geranylgeranyltransferase yields MSWKDWVHITKLDPDRYLEKDAIEIVATSGTDALMLSGTLNVTPENQAELYDLVRDYDMPIVVEPADPCGARFEGIDLVFVPSVLNASHPLWIVGQHQRWVRNYAIDWERVVPEAYIVLNPASSVAKVTGSDCSLSAEAVSAYATVADRYFRFPVVYIEYSGTYGDPNVVKAVSESVSDARIFYGGGINNAERAAEMSAYADTIVVGNAVYEAGIEALKATVRAVR; encoded by the coding sequence ATGAGCTGGAAAGACTGGGTTCATATTACAAAATTAGATCCTGACAGGTACCTTGAGAAGGATGCAATCGAGATCGTCGCAACAAGCGGAACCGATGCGCTGATGCTCTCCGGGACACTGAATGTAACGCCGGAGAATCAGGCTGAACTCTATGATCTCGTGAGGGATTATGATATGCCGATCGTCGTCGAACCGGCAGATCCCTGTGGGGCACGGTTTGAGGGGATCGATCTCGTCTTTGTTCCAAGTGTTCTGAATGCATCCCACCCCCTCTGGATCGTCGGCCAGCACCAGCGGTGGGTCCGGAACTATGCCATCGACTGGGAGAGGGTTGTTCCTGAGGCCTATATCGTCCTCAATCCGGCATCATCGGTTGCGAAGGTGACCGGATCCGACTGCAGCCTCTCCGCCGAGGCGGTATCAGCATATGCAACGGTCGCCGACCGGTACTTCAGGTTCCCTGTGGTCTATATCGAGTATTCGGGGACATACGGGGATCCGAATGTTGTGAAGGCCGTCTCGGAGAGTGTCTCTGATGCACGCATCTTCTATGGCGGCGGGATCAACAATGCAGAGCGTGCCGCAGAGATGAGTGCGTATGCAGATACCATCGTCGTCGGCAATGCCGTCTATGAGGCTGGTATCGAGGCGCTGAAGGCGACGGTCCGGGCGGTTCGATAG
- a CDS encoding threonine--tRNA ligase, giving the protein MRLLLIHSDYIEYEAQKKTAMAEEEIIGKDSLNDAITAFCAVESIDEEDPGDVVSQAAAEILATAGKVNAERVMIYPYAHLSNDLASPDQAVAALKALETELSGSIEVKRAPFGWYKSFKLSCKGHPLSELSRTILPGGADAPAKKEVNREWFVLTPEGEKKDISGYMDDSNFGRLVARETGAGGSVGGDPIHVELMRAKELVDYEARSDVGNLRWLPRGKLIRDLLADYCLHTVLDYGGSPVETPVMYDLGDPAIYAHAAKFGERQYRFKSNNRNMMLRFAACFGMFSIMHDMHISPNTLPLKMYELSTYSFRHEQKGEVIGLKRLRTFTMPDMHTLTKDMADALSCFEEQLMMGWKSGEDLETPLEGAFRCTRDFYDENADWVRKVVNLSGRPLLIEIISERMHYWVAKIDLAAIDSQGRPIENPTVQIDVESAHRFDISYHDREGQVIHPPILHCSPTGSIERVICAMLEGTGRMAVPSFPVWLAPTQVRILPVAERHIGYAQVLMEQMNAAALRCDLDDRDESVGKKIREAGMDWVPFVVVIGDQEEESGLLTVTIRSKSGPKKPYKEQLKAEDLIALVRSETADKPFRPLYTPRLLSRKPRYI; this is encoded by the coding sequence ATGCGGCTTCTTCTGATACATTCGGATTATATTGAGTATGAGGCACAGAAGAAGACGGCGATGGCTGAAGAGGAGATTATCGGAAAAGACTCCCTCAATGATGCCATCACCGCCTTTTGTGCCGTAGAATCGATCGATGAAGAGGATCCCGGCGATGTCGTCTCCCAGGCGGCAGCCGAGATCCTGGCCACTGCCGGGAAGGTCAACGCAGAACGGGTAATGATCTACCCGTATGCCCATCTCTCAAACGACCTTGCATCACCGGATCAGGCGGTCGCTGCCCTCAAGGCACTGGAAACTGAGCTCTCCGGGAGCATTGAGGTGAAGAGGGCACCGTTTGGCTGGTATAAATCCTTTAAGCTCTCCTGTAAGGGCCATCCCCTCTCTGAGCTCTCGCGGACGATTCTGCCCGGCGGTGCCGATGCACCTGCAAAGAAAGAGGTGAACCGTGAATGGTTCGTCCTGACCCCGGAGGGTGAGAAGAAGGATATCAGCGGATATATGGATGACTCAAACTTCGGCCGTCTCGTCGCAAGGGAGACCGGGGCAGGGGGCTCCGTCGGCGGCGACCCCATCCATGTCGAACTGATGCGGGCAAAGGAGCTTGTCGATTATGAGGCGAGATCCGATGTCGGTAACCTCAGATGGCTCCCCCGCGGGAAACTGATCCGGGATCTCCTGGCCGATTATTGTCTTCATACCGTCCTCGACTACGGGGGATCACCGGTTGAGACCCCGGTGATGTATGATCTCGGCGATCCCGCCATCTATGCGCATGCCGCCAAATTCGGGGAGCGCCAGTACCGGTTTAAATCCAATAACCGGAATATGATGCTCCGGTTTGCCGCATGCTTCGGGATGTTCTCGATCATGCACGATATGCATATCTCCCCAAATACCCTTCCTTTGAAGATGTACGAGCTCTCGACGTACTCCTTCCGGCATGAGCAGAAGGGCGAGGTGATCGGCCTGAAGCGTCTCCGTACCTTCACGATGCCGGATATGCATACCCTCACAAAAGATATGGCAGATGCCCTCTCCTGCTTTGAAGAGCAGCTGATGATGGGGTGGAAGAGCGGTGAGGATCTTGAGACCCCGCTTGAGGGGGCATTCCGGTGCACCCGTGACTTCTATGATGAGAATGCAGACTGGGTCCGGAAGGTTGTGAACCTCTCCGGCAGGCCACTCCTCATCGAGATCATCTCGGAGAGGATGCATTACTGGGTTGCCAAGATCGATCTCGCCGCAATCGACAGCCAGGGCAGACCAATTGAAAACCCGACCGTCCAGATCGATGTTGAGAGCGCTCACCGGTTTGATATCTCCTACCATGACCGCGAGGGCCAGGTGATCCACCCCCCGATCCTCCACTGCTCACCGACGGGATCAATCGAGCGGGTCATCTGTGCCATGCTTGAAGGGACAGGCCGGATGGCGGTGCCATCATTCCCGGTCTGGCTTGCACCGACCCAGGTCCGTATCCTTCCGGTTGCGGAGCGGCATATCGGATATGCACAGGTCCTGATGGAACAGATGAATGCCGCCGCTCTCCGGTGCGACCTCGATGACCGTGACGAGTCGGTCGGGAAGAAGATCCGGGAGGCCGGGATGGACTGGGTTCCATTCGTTGTTGTCATTGGCGACCAGGAAGAGGAGTCAGGGCTTTTGACGGTGACGATCCGGTCAAAATCCGGGCCGAAGAAGCCCTATAAGGAGCAGCTGAAGGCAGAGGATCTCATCGCGCTTGTTCGCAGCGAGACTGCTGACAAACCATTCCGTCCGCTCTATACCCCGCGCCTCCTCTCAAGGAAGCCGCGATATATCTAA
- a CDS encoding DNA topoisomerase I, with translation MAVHLIIAEKNIAARRIAEILAGKAKISAKKDGSANLYEFGDTKVIGLRGHVVEVDFEPGYDNWRSATHPPRTLIDAGIIKRPTEKKIVSILQKVARKADLVTIATDYDTEGELIGKEAYELVRAVNTTVEIDRARFSAITPDEIHRAFAETKPLDFHLAAAGETRQIVDLVWGASLTRFISIAAKRGGGNILSVGRVQSPTLAMIVDREKEIEAFVPETYWMVRLDSEKDQLPIEARHTHGRFREKEEAEAAVAGSLPPLTVDEVIEGEKADRAPTPLDTTSLIVAAGRLGYSAANAMRVAEDLYMNGYISYPRTDNTVYPPSLNLNAIVSDLSQGVFAEDGRWVTGNMRQKPTRGKKETTDHPPIHPAGYGSPEKIGEGAWKLYEFIVRRFFATLSPDAKWKTLKVNMTAGSEPYTATGGRLVEPGYRTVYQYSDAKERILPKFTVGDTLPINAVHLDEKETQPPARYTQSRLIQKMEELGLGTKSTRHEVIQKLISRKYVEGNPLRPTLVGRAVTDTLEQYADTITRPDMTRALEDHMNMIKVREKRSDDVLTESREMLDRVFDQLEQNETLIGDDIMEMTIEESIVGPCPVCGHSLRIRRMGSSQFIGCMHYPDCTFNMSLPPGTWGGAVRTKDICPTHSLHHIRLVRKGARPWDLGCPLCSHIASNTEALAMIPGCDEAIIRSLHEQHLYAITDITSKTPLELSGILGISAQKAEEIILGAGDVINRLRLRTEMKKFIRDSITPRKGRSPAKIARALIEEGVCDIVALGRADPGLLRKAGLSETEAQEVTMAAKEAGDARILKETGIPAVSLKKYREAGITSPEAFLSRHPAGISLASGVSIETVIRHLALISEQYNRPPPEKITKGAFQKGQKELTDLPGVGEATLQKLADAGVYNRETLLAARGDIPGISPDVISKMKKKAETA, from the coding sequence ATGGCAGTGCACCTGATCATAGCCGAGAAGAATATTGCCGCCCGGCGTATTGCCGAGATACTGGCAGGAAAAGCAAAGATATCCGCCAAAAAGGACGGATCTGCGAATCTCTATGAATTCGGCGATACAAAGGTGATCGGGCTCCGGGGTCATGTCGTCGAGGTCGATTTTGAACCCGGGTACGATAACTGGCGGAGTGCCACCCATCCCCCGCGAACCCTTATTGATGCCGGGATCATCAAGAGGCCGACGGAGAAGAAGATCGTCTCGATCCTGCAGAAGGTGGCACGAAAAGCCGACCTTGTCACCATCGCCACCGACTATGATACCGAAGGTGAACTGATCGGAAAGGAGGCATATGAACTGGTGCGTGCCGTCAATACAACCGTCGAGATCGATCGGGCGCGTTTCTCAGCGATCACTCCGGATGAGATACACCGGGCTTTTGCGGAAACCAAACCGCTTGACTTCCATCTGGCAGCTGCCGGTGAGACCCGGCAGATCGTCGATCTCGTCTGGGGGGCGTCCCTTACCCGGTTCATCTCGATTGCGGCAAAGCGGGGTGGCGGCAATATCCTCTCGGTCGGGAGGGTGCAGAGCCCCACCCTTGCGATGATCGTCGATCGTGAGAAGGAGATCGAGGCCTTCGTCCCGGAGACGTACTGGATGGTCCGGCTCGACTCGGAGAAGGATCAGCTCCCGATCGAGGCACGCCATACCCATGGCCGGTTCAGGGAGAAGGAAGAAGCTGAGGCTGCGGTTGCCGGCTCTCTCCCTCCCCTCACCGTCGATGAGGTGATCGAGGGGGAGAAGGCCGATCGTGCCCCGACACCCCTTGATACGACATCGCTGATCGTCGCCGCCGGGAGACTGGGCTACTCAGCGGCGAATGCGATGCGGGTTGCTGAAGACCTCTATATGAACGGATACATCTCGTATCCGAGGACCGATAACACGGTCTATCCCCCAAGTCTCAATCTCAATGCCATCGTCTCGGATCTCTCACAAGGGGTCTTTGCAGAGGATGGACGATGGGTCACAGGGAATATGCGGCAAAAACCGACCCGTGGAAAGAAGGAGACGACCGATCACCCGCCCATCCACCCCGCCGGGTATGGAAGCCCGGAGAAGATAGGGGAGGGTGCCTGGAAGCTCTATGAGTTCATTGTCCGGCGATTCTTTGCCACCCTCTCCCCTGATGCGAAGTGGAAGACCCTGAAGGTGAATATGACCGCAGGATCCGAGCCGTACACAGCGACAGGGGGGCGGCTTGTGGAGCCCGGCTATCGGACTGTATACCAGTACTCCGATGCGAAAGAGCGGATTTTACCAAAGTTTACTGTTGGAGATACACTCCCGATCAATGCGGTCCATCTCGATGAGAAAGAGACCCAGCCACCGGCCAGATATACCCAGAGCAGGCTGATCCAGAAGATGGAGGAGCTGGGTCTGGGGACGAAGAGTACCCGCCATGAGGTGATCCAGAAGCTGATCAGCCGGAAGTATGTTGAAGGCAACCCCCTCCGTCCAACCCTTGTCGGACGTGCCGTCACCGATACGCTGGAGCAGTATGCTGACACCATCACCCGGCCCGATATGACACGCGCCCTTGAGGATCATATGAACATGATCAAGGTCCGGGAGAAGCGATCCGACGATGTCCTCACCGAGTCGCGGGAGATGCTCGATCGGGTCTTCGATCAACTTGAACAGAACGAGACCCTGATCGGCGATGATATCATGGAGATGACCATCGAGGAGTCGATCGTCGGCCCCTGCCCGGTATGTGGCCATTCTCTTCGTATCCGGAGGATGGGGTCATCCCAGTTCATCGGGTGTATGCACTATCCTGACTGCACATTTAATATGAGCCTCCCGCCGGGGACCTGGGGGGGCGCAGTCAGGACGAAGGATATCTGCCCGACCCACTCCTTACATCACATCCGCCTGGTCCGTAAGGGTGCCCGCCCCTGGGATCTCGGCTGCCCCCTCTGCTCTCATATCGCCTCCAATACAGAGGCGCTCGCCATGATTCCCGGATGTGATGAGGCGATCATCCGTTCCCTCCACGAGCAGCACCTCTATGCGATAACGGACATAACATCAAAAACTCCCCTTGAACTCTCCGGAATCCTTGGTATATCGGCACAGAAAGCAGAAGAGATCATTCTGGGTGCCGGCGATGTCATCAACAGACTCCGTCTCCGGACTGAGATGAAGAAGTTCATCCGTGATAGTATCACTCCCCGAAAAGGAAGGAGCCCGGCGAAGATCGCCAGAGCATTGATCGAGGAGGGTGTCTGTGATATCGTGGCACTCGGCAGGGCGGATCCCGGCCTCCTCAGGAAGGCAGGCCTCTCCGAGACCGAGGCACAGGAGGTGACCATGGCTGCAAAAGAGGCAGGTGATGCCCGTATCCTCAAAGAGACAGGTATTCCTGCCGTATCACTGAAGAAGTATCGTGAGGCCGGGATCACCTCCCCTGAAGCCTTCCTGAGCAGGCATCCGGCAGGTATCTCTCTTGCATCGGGTGTCTCGATCGAGACGGTCATCAGACACCTCGCACTCATCTCTGAGCAGTATAACCGGCCACCTCCGGAGAAGATCACCAAGGGAGCATTTCAGAAAGGGCAGAAGGAACTCACCGACCTCCCGGGTGTCGGGGAGGCGACGCTCCAGAAGCTGGCAGATGCAGGCGTCTATAACAGGGAGACGCTTCTTGCTGCCAGAGGCGATATACCGGGTATCTCTCCTGATGTGATCTCGAAGATGAAGAAGAAGGCGGAAACTGCATGA
- the gatB gene encoding Asp-tRNA(Asn)/Glu-tRNA(Gln) amidotransferase subunit GatB → MTVIIGLEIHCQLNTATKLFCGCSTDYRDDGPNTHVCPICLGLPGSLPVTNRQAVIYALKVAKALHCEVPEVSEFARKNYFYPDLAKAYQITQYDKPLALGGYVDIEGEDGREKRVELTRIHMEEDPGRLVHMGSGDRGRYTLVDYNRSGIPLIEIVTEPQLSSPKEARRFLNKLRATLEYLGIYDSEREGSLRVDANISIKGYERVEVKNITSYKGVEKALTFEITRQKGMIRRNARIVRETRHYQEARGVTTSARSKEFEQDYRYFPEPDLALMRVTPWLDAIELPELPDARRDRFMNQYGISLNHARTLTGDLRLAEFFEEIVGDSPDIAAPWTADILLGELNYRDMPVSGVPVQQYRELLDEAGSGRITDTSAVEILRLILNQVMEGSDPESPKAIISRLGLAKESGESFREVVASVLADNDAAVSDHRAGKNGAINFLVGQVMKATRGKADPKEIREIIEDLLRE, encoded by the coding sequence ATGACCGTCATCATCGGCCTTGAGATCCACTGTCAGCTGAATACTGCCACAAAGCTCTTCTGTGGCTGCTCCACCGATTACCGGGATGACGGGCCAAATACCCATGTCTGCCCGATCTGCCTCGGCCTGCCCGGATCGCTGCCGGTCACAAACCGGCAGGCGGTCATCTATGCTCTCAAAGTTGCAAAGGCTCTTCATTGTGAGGTTCCGGAGGTCTCGGAGTTTGCCCGGAAGAATTACTTCTATCCGGATCTTGCCAAGGCATACCAGATCACCCAGTATGACAAGCCACTCGCCCTCGGCGGATATGTCGATATCGAGGGTGAGGACGGCCGGGAGAAACGGGTTGAACTGACGCGGATTCACATGGAAGAGGATCCCGGTCGGCTCGTCCATATGGGGAGCGGGGATCGAGGCCGCTATACCCTCGTCGATTATAACCGATCCGGAATCCCGCTCATTGAGATCGTCACCGAACCGCAGCTCTCCTCACCGAAAGAGGCACGCCGTTTCCTGAACAAACTCAGGGCAACGCTTGAGTACCTCGGGATCTATGACTCAGAACGGGAGGGATCGCTCCGTGTCGATGCGAACATCTCGATCAAAGGGTATGAACGGGTTGAGGTGAAGAATATCACCAGCTACAAAGGAGTCGAAAAAGCGCTCACCTTTGAGATCACCCGCCAGAAAGGGATGATCCGGAGAAACGCCCGGATCGTCAGGGAGACCCGGCATTACCAGGAGGCGCGGGGTGTTACCACCTCAGCCCGTTCAAAGGAGTTTGAGCAGGATTACCGGTACTTCCCGGAGCCGGATCTTGCCCTGATGCGGGTCACCCCCTGGCTCGATGCGATCGAGCTTCCCGAACTTCCCGATGCCCGCCGTGACCGGTTCATGAACCAGTACGGGATATCCCTAAACCATGCCCGCACGCTCACCGGTGATCTCCGGCTCGCCGAGTTCTTCGAAGAGATCGTCGGCGACAGTCCTGATATCGCCGCTCCATGGACGGCGGATATCCTCCTTGGTGAGCTGAACTACCGGGATATGCCGGTATCCGGCGTTCCTGTACAGCAGTACCGGGAGCTCCTTGATGAAGCCGGAAGCGGGCGGATCACCGATACCTCAGCCGTAGAAATCCTCCGGCTCATCCTCAACCAGGTGATGGAAGGATCAGATCCCGAGAGTCCAAAAGCGATCATATCCCGTCTCGGACTGGCAAAGGAGTCCGGAGAATCCTTCCGGGAGGTCGTCGCGTCGGTCCTTGCCGATAATGATGCAGCCGTCTCTGATCATCGTGCCGGAAAGAACGGGGCCATCAACTTCCTCGTTGGCCAGGTGATGAAGGCGACGAGAGGAAAGGCTGATCCAAAAGAGATCCGGGAGATCATTGAGGATCTCCTCAGAGAGTAG
- the gatC gene encoding Asp-tRNA(Asn)/Glu-tRNA(Gln) amidotransferase subunit GatC codes for MVSEEDVAHIAVISDVGVDASELKLFTGQFNAIFEYFDILDSVEGGTGEPVGQTNIFREDVVVQSLSQEEVLRNSTDPEDGFIRAPRVI; via the coding sequence ATGGTTTCTGAAGAGGATGTTGCACATATCGCCGTGATCTCAGATGTCGGCGTGGATGCATCCGAACTGAAGCTCTTTACAGGGCAGTTCAATGCAATATTTGAATATTTTGATATCCTTGACTCGGTCGAGGGTGGTACTGGCGAGCCCGTCGGGCAGACGAACATATTCCGCGAGGATGTTGTCGTCCAATCGCTGTCCCAGGAGGAGGTCCTCCGAAACTCGACCGATCCGGAAGACGGGTTTATCCGGGCCCCGCGGGTGATCTGA
- the dcd gene encoding dCTP deaminase, with amino-acid sequence MILVDWQIIDRVNRGHILIDPYDPGLVQPNSLDIRLGDHFVWYRPGDGVIDPYDRSSIESETEEMNAPYFDIAPGMFVLAETMETIGLPDNIVASIEGKSSIARFGVELHQTGGWIDAGFRGTITLEMCNVNVRPVRVYAGMPIGQLVFYTTERAACPYDKKPDAKYMDQRQATLSRYAANKRQD; translated from the coding sequence ATGATCCTTGTTGACTGGCAGATCATCGATCGTGTCAATCGTGGCCATATCCTGATCGATCCCTACGACCCAGGGCTGGTTCAGCCAAATTCCCTTGACATCCGGCTTGGCGACCATTTCGTCTGGTATCGGCCCGGAGACGGTGTCATCGACCCCTATGACAGATCGAGTATCGAATCTGAGACCGAGGAGATGAATGCTCCGTATTTTGATATTGCTCCGGGTATGTTTGTCCTCGCAGAGACGATGGAGACGATCGGGCTTCCCGATAATATCGTTGCAAGCATCGAAGGGAAGAGCAGCATCGCCCGGTTCGGTGTTGAGCTTCATCAGACCGGGGGCTGGATTGATGCAGGGTTCCGGGGGACGATCACCCTTGAGATGTGTAATGTGAATGTCCGGCCTGTCCGTGTCTATGCCGGGATGCCCATCGGCCAGCTCGTCTTCTACACGACAGAACGCGCGGCATGCCCGTACGATAAGAAACCGGATGCAAAATACATGGACCAGCGGCAGGCGACCCTCTCCCGGTATGCAGCGAATAAGCGGCAGGACTGA
- a CDS encoding DUF362 domain-containing protein produces MDTSVASVFCDSYDEKMVDAAVRRTLDLLGGIGSFVRPGMTVLLKPNLLAGTDPEKAVTTHPAVIGAVARILIAQGCTVLIGDSPGAGVRYTPASLRRAYRRSGITPLGEIPGVSLNDDVSHTTRGSPDGIVVKRFLIISPAATVDAIITISKPKTHLLTTYTGAVKNLFGLIPGHEKSLFHTRFPEAEGFSEMLIDLHGAVCPVLHLMDAVTGMEGNGPMSGIPRDIGLILGSRDPHALDYVISSAIGIPPESIPTITAAEERGLLPTAPLIIGDDPASLRIAPFRLPDTKRPAGLRMKIMRKILARLQHSGRIITPYPEVIPSACIGCGACERICPVDAVTLKNRVAEIDLSLCIRCYCCHESCEAAAIGIRDSLLSRLLFGNRQ; encoded by the coding sequence ATGGATACATCCGTCGCCTCCGTCTTCTGCGATTCCTATGATGAGAAGATGGTGGACGCCGCGGTCCGGCGGACACTTGATCTCCTCGGTGGGATCGGGTCATTTGTCCGTCCCGGTATGACCGTCCTTCTGAAGCCGAACCTTCTTGCCGGAACCGATCCGGAGAAGGCGGTGACGACCCATCCCGCCGTCATCGGGGCGGTTGCACGGATCCTGATTGCGCAGGGATGCACTGTTCTCATCGGGGACAGTCCGGGTGCCGGGGTCCGCTACACCCCGGCATCCCTCAGGCGGGCTTACAGGCGATCCGGGATCACACCCCTCGGCGAGATACCGGGTGTCTCCCTCAACGACGATGTCTCACACACCACCCGTGGATCCCCGGATGGCATCGTGGTGAAGCGGTTCCTCATCATCTCCCCTGCGGCGACTGTGGATGCAATCATCACCATCTCCAAGCCCAAGACCCATCTCCTGACGACCTATACAGGCGCGGTCAAGAATCTCTTCGGCCTCATCCCCGGCCATGAGAAGTCGCTTTTCCATACCCGCTTCCCGGAAGCGGAAGGGTTCTCCGAGATGCTGATCGATCTCCATGGCGCCGTCTGCCCGGTCCTGCACCTGATGGATGCCGTCACCGGGATGGAAGGGAACGGGCCGATGTCGGGGATCCCCCGTGATATCGGGCTGATCCTTGGATCCAGAGATCCCCATGCCCTCGATTATGTCATTTCCTCAGCAATCGGGATACCCCCGGAGAGTATCCCGACGATCACGGCGGCAGAAGAGCGGGGGCTCCTCCCAACGGCTCCCCTGATCATCGGGGATGATCCCGCCTCGCTTCGTATCGCCCCGTTCCGCCTTCCCGATACGAAACGTCCGGCAGGCCTCCGGATGAAGATAATGAGAAAGATCCTTGCCCGCCTCCAGCACTCCGGCCGGATCATCACACCCTACCCAGAGGTTATCCCGTCTGCCTGCATCGGCTGCGGCGCATGCGAGCGGATCTGCCCGGTCGATGCCGTCACCCTGAAAAACCGGGTTGCGGAGATCGATCTCTCCCTCTGCATCCGCTGCTATTGCTGCCATGAGTCCTGTGAGGCTGCGGCAATCGGGATCAGAGACTCGCTCCTCTCCCGCCTCCTCTTCGGCAACCGGCAGTAA